GAATGGTGGAGCTTTTGGCGGAGCGCGGCGTGTCGAAGGACGGCGTGATCAGTCATGACGACGTCCTGGCCGTGCAGAAACAAATGGGCGAACCGCGCGATTTTTCGGATGATGACGAGGCGGTGGAGACCGATGACGAGCCCGAGCGTTCAGAGCGTTCGGAGCGACGGCTGATGCGTGATACGGAGCATGCGCTGATTGGTGGCGTGTGTGCGGGCATTGCTGCCTATTGGGGAACCAATCCTTTGTGGATACGATTATTGTTCATTTTTTCGCCATTTATTACCTTTGGTGCAGCGGTACTGATTTATATTGTGATGTGGCTGTCAGTTCCAGAGGCGCGGACTGCCTCTGATAAGCTCCAGATGCGTGGCAAGGCGGTAACGTTTGATTCGCTGAAGCGTCAGGCCAGTCGGAATGAGCCATCCGTAGGGCGGAATAGTAACACGGGTCATACGGCAGCAAAAGTATTTCGATTTATTCTTGGTGTTGGTATTCTCATGGTAACGCTGGGGCTGTTGGTGGCGCTGATCGTGGGGGCGGTCAGTGGCATCGCGGTGATTGGTTTGCTTGATGGATTCTATGCACAGCCGTGGGCGTGGGGTCTGTGGGCATCCTTACTCGTTGGTGGCGTGGCGGCGGTATGGCTGGGCGCGATATTGAGCCACAGCGCTTTCACGTGGACATTAAAGCGGCTATCGGTGGTTATGACGGTGGTGGCGCTAGTTGTGGGAGCACTATCGGTTTCGGGAATGACGCTGTTTGGTGTAGGTATGGCGAATGAGCTAGCACGTGACGAGGAGCGCTTGACAAAAGTCGTGCCGGTTGAATTGCCAAGTGATATGAAGGGCGTGAAATATATCCACGTCGAGGGTGAGAATGCGTCGTTACATTTTGGGGATACGACCCGAGGTGATATCAAGGTTGAACTGCGCTATATAGACCTCAAGGGCAAGCGCCAGCAGCCAAAAGTGTCGGCGGTGCGTGACGGTGATAAGCTCGTGCTCAGAGTTGAAAACCAGCGTAGTCGCTGTCGTACAACGTGGTTTGGCTTTTCGCCAGAGCTTGATGTCAACTGCTTCGGGTTTGTGCGATTGCACGTGTCTGGGCCGCTGTCGCCATCGCCCGCACCACAATCAAGCAACGCATAGTGAACGCGGAGGTTGGCGAATGCTTACTGAGCTGCTACACTGAAGGGATGAGAAGGAGCTATTAAGTAGTGGCGTGGTGGCAGGCGATCATCCTCGGCATCATTGAAGGCGTGACGGAATTTCTGCCGGTTTCTTCGACGGG
The window above is part of the Candidatus Saccharibacteria bacterium oral taxon 488 genome. Proteins encoded here:
- a CDS encoding PspC domain-containing protein yields the protein MKEITRIHLAKTPFSVEVDAKKSLEKYLNLIQKNMHAEPEAMREIEARMVELLAERGVSKDGVISHDDVLAVQKQMGEPRDFSDDDEAVETDDEPERSERSERRLMRDTEHALIGGVCAGIAAYWGTNPLWIRLLFIFSPFITFGAAVLIYIVMWLSVPEARTASDKLQMRGKAVTFDSLKRQASRNEPSVGRNSNTGHTAAKVFRFILGVGILMVTLGLLVALIVGAVSGIAVIGLLDGFYAQPWAWGLWASLLVGGVAAVWLGAILSHSAFTWTLKRLSVVMTVVALVVGALSVSGMTLFGVGMANELARDEERLTKVVPVELPSDMKGVKYIHVEGENASLHFGDTTRGDIKVELRYIDLKGKRQQPKVSAVRDGDKLVLRVENQRSRCRTTWFGFSPELDVNCFGFVRLHVSGPLSPSPAPQSSNA